The Arachis ipaensis cultivar K30076 chromosome B05, Araip1.1, whole genome shotgun sequence nucleotide sequence CACTGGTGGGTCCGTCGGACCAATAGTTTATCATGGTTCAAAACTCAAACTGGGTGCCTCCGTCTACTACAGCCCCCTGCAAATGCAGCGTTCCCGTCGACAAGAGCCTGCGGTGGGTGACACCTTCAATGCCCCCAAGCAAGATGCCCTTGCACCACCACCCATCATCCGTTTGAGGATTTGACCTGATGGCATGCAGTCATGagtttaattttataatattaagtTTGTTTATCTTTAGTGTGTCTATGTTAAGTTTGTTTATCTTATGTGATTGTTATTGTGCGATTTGTTGTGTGACAGGTTTGCACCCAACCTCAATGCTTGCACACAAGATATATCCAAGGTCATTAAGTCAATGTACGACTATCCATGGCCGACCTACACACAGATCCCAGCTGAGACCAAAGAGCGTTGGTTTCAAAAGTGGGCGGTAAGAACCCAATTTGGATATAATTGATTTACTGTATTTGAATTGTATTTTATTCCAAGTAACTAATGTTAGTGAATTACTTTGTGCAATTGAAATTCATATAGGATGTAGAGCATAACCTCATGATCCGCAAGATATATGACCAGTGGGCAGCCAAACATTTCCAGTAGAGGATGAGCAATGTTTGTTAGAGAAACACCACCTGACGAAGTGGATCCGTCCAAACATCAAACATAACCTGGAGGCTCACTTTAGAGATAATGAGGCCTTCAAGCGTCAACATCTAACGAATATCACCAACATGGCATAGCCCAAGTCGTTGAGGTATACCGGTGGGTCGGCGACATTCACGAAGACGAAGACAAGGCCGGTAAAAATTTTGTCATTGTTTTAGCAGTTACTTAAATTAGTTAGAAGAGTTTACagtgtttaattttcttttttattatcaaGTTACTTAAGTAGTTAGTAGAGTTTATGGTGTTTAATTAGGTTAAATTAGCCTCTAAGATTGTTGAAAAATGTTGGATTATTGAACTGTTTGCTAATTTTTGCTGCTGaaattgtttgaaaaatgctTGACTGTGAAAATAACTATGTTAATTTGGTTTGGATGGAATCCTTCAAAGGTGGCTAAATCCGAGTTTCAGGAGAGACtctgtcaaaatttttataagattttcaTTTAAATcggaaaatttaaaattaaaatttgcttTATATGTATTTGTTTGTCATTCTTTAATTTGTTCGTTTATTTTAATGTTTGATTGATATATGAATTTGTAGTCAAAGTCGTTGGATCATGAGGCTACACTGgcggagaccttcaagtatacgCATACTTTGAAGGCAAACAGGGTGAGATTTGCTGACGAGCAGTCAGCGGCTCATtatgtgagtttaaattaatcttaaatttcaattttatttcgttttaagTTTGTTTATTTAACTATTATCCTAATCACAACTAACGCGTGTGATGCAGGAGGAGTATCAGTAGAGGTTGGAGGCCGCGACCAAGCAATCTCAACCGCTCAGTGGAGCCGACGAAGCCGGCTCGAAGACCTCAGTCGTGGATCCCGACAAGATTTGACGCGAGACCACCTCTGAACCCCACAAGAATTGCCGCTTTGGTTTGGGCTCGATCTTCGCCAGCGGCCTCTACTTCTCCGCATTGGCGGTTTCCTCTGCCTCTGCCACCAGCCCTGTTGATCCCCAGGAAGTTATCGACCTGAGGAAGGAGGTGCAAAAACTAACAGAAGAGCTTCACCAACGGTAGGAGCTATCTGAGCAGAGGTATCGAGAGATTCTTGCACGCGTTATCGTCAGCTCAGACCTGACAAAGAAGTTGGAGTAGCTCGATCGGCTGCGACAGCAGATGGAAGAGTACAACCAGTAGATGCACGCTGGAGACATCGGCTACTGGTTCCGGCGGCGATACTGCTGGTGGGGTACAGACGGCAGCACCTACTCTGCCACCTCAGCAAGGGGATCACAACGAAAATGACGATGATTATCAAGATTTCTAACTGTTAGGATTTTATgcatttttgtttgtttagggtATATTACTCTTTTGTGACTTTTTATTGTATTCATAccatttatttttagtaaaataatttgtTGATTACCGCTTTTAGATTTATGATAACAATTTTGTTAACAAGAGTTTTAATCCGAGATTaatccataaaaaataaaaattaataatgctATCGGCAGATTTACCATCGAATTAATCTGATGGTAAGTTTTGGCACCATTTAAAGCGAAATGGCACCAAATTTACCGTCAGATTAATTCGACGGTAACCATCAACCCCTGGCTTGACAATCCATTGAAAACACCAACGAAAAATCTGCCGATAATTAGCACCGGACAAAAAAAATTGCCGGAAAGGGGTTTCCAGTGCGGTTTATTCCGTCAACTACAAGACAacggtaaatccgatggtaacttTTTTAGTGGTGAATTTATTAGATTAATCCGACGGTAAATCTGACGGTACTCATTATTTTTTTGTAGTGTCTGGCTTGGTATTCACCGTTAAATTGCAAAGTCACAATCGACAAATCACTATAGATAGTGATATTCTTTTCTCCATTAAGCTTGATTGTTCGATATTGAAAAGTCAAACATGATAGTGGCCTCAATCActgtgtctttttctttagtaaggATTAGACTAACTTTATCAATTTTAAAGTTTGAGGCTCTATTTATATAAACTTCCCAATTTACAACCTTGGCCACTATGTATGTCATCTCGGCTAAGAAAGCCACCATTGTTTGAGCCTTAATGGCATAGCGAGGTTCATAATGATTATTCTGATTTGGAGGGAAGTAATGACATTGATGATGTTGTTAAATGAATTAATGAGCTTGCCTATATTTAATTTTCAAGTCAACCTTGACTTCACGTTAGCTTTGATTGCTAAAGTTTTTGAAGAATTGTTTGTTCTTTTTGAAAAGCATAAGTATTTCATTTTgtatttggtaaataaaaaaagattatGTGCATGTATTTGTATTTATAGTTTTTAAAAGTATTAGGAGTGTTTTTTAAAGCATAGAAGGAAGagctttttaaaattgatttttgcttatcaaaattactaatataacttcatataaaataaatatctaaatttattcttatatttatatttattatactaAATAGAATTGTTGCTACTTGTGtttattaaaaactattttaagtTTGAATTACCAAAAATATAAATGCTATATTTTTAGGTTTAACTAGTATGTTGGTccttataattttatcaaatttgtaattaggttcctatgctttttttttaattgcGTTCTTATACTGCTTTTTGTAATAAGGTTAAAATTAACgaaatatttcttttaaaaatatgtgGTCAAAGATCTAATTAGGTTTCTAATTATGTGTATTCTCAATTTGtagaaaaatattatgttaactCTAATACTTTTTTACACTAATAAGGACCTAATTACAAAATCAAACGTAATATAAgaatctaattaaaaagaaaaaaaagttttaaaacttAACtataaatttggtaaaactataagaattaacagaaaaattaaatcTAATTTTAAAATGTCATCTTTCAAATGTCAGTTTTGATAAATTACTTTATCAAACTAAGTCATTGTATAAGAGTTACAAATAGAGTTATATTCACAATATAAAATTCTTAGTGTGAcacttattaaaaaatatattattcttacttttttttttctgtatttttgtaCTTTGTCATTCGGTATCAAAGTGTCTCCCTTATAAATTAAGGTTTCAACGCTACATTGTTAAGTTTTAAAATCTTTCGATTAGTCTCATCAATGAAAATATATAAGATAAAATTGCGTTCTTTTAAAGCTAATCAAAGTCATACCTTTTGCAACAATGGCATTCTCGGTCTTGGCCATGgacatttaaatataaaataattgaaTGCTTATACGTGAGCCATAATTAAATTGACATGTTAAGAAGCATATAACTTCGTTTGTATTTTCACATATTTTTGAATATCAATTATAAAAGTCACTTGTTTTTGTGATGACTTAAACACAACATCAACAATAGAACCTTATTTCATTAAGTGAAGTTAGCTACATAGATTATACGTTGTTAttaaattttatcatatattATGTCTAGATACCACTTTATTCATATCCGACAAATAGTAGCGGTTATGCAGTCGATTAGCAGCGGTTATAACCGCTGCTAAATGGTATTTTGCAGCGGCATAGTTTTGCGGCGGTTCTATCCGCTACGAAATCGTAAATAGGACTGCTTGGAGATGGCAGCGGTTGTTAACTGCTGCAAAATGCCATCTGTTGAAAAATTCTGTTAAGATATAGCAACAAATTTGTAACCGCTGCCAAATGTAGAGttatactttttaaaaaaaaatccaaatttataataatatatgCCAATTTTTTTATTCCTTATACGTTCTTTCACTAAGttgctttaatttattaaaataaccaATAGCCAATCAAACTAAAACACCCAAAATAGAACATAATTATGTATGATAAATTATAAACAAATTTGTAGATTTaactattaatattatttaaaaaaataaaattttaatataaatatttaatttaattataaactacagaaattaatttatttatggaAGTTAAAAATGTAATGTTCAACAATATTGTATCATGGTGAGTAATCCACAAATGTGAAACTGCTGAAGTCAGTAACCTGCAAAACGCAGGTTACATTTTGACTGAGCTGACTTCAAAAAGGCTGCAAGAATTGTAAAACGCAGCTTGCGTTTGGCATGGGAGGAGATCGAAATGTTGAAACGTGTCCCTGTGCCCCCTTACATGCCAACACCTCGAAGCTCCAAAACACAACATGCGTTTGGCAGGGTGCACAGCAAAACGCAACCTGCATTCGGCAACCTCCCCACCTACATGTGTGACACGTGTGAAGGAGAGTGGTGGAGCCGGCTTATAAAACCAAAACGCAGGCCATGAGAGTTTCATGGTGATCTTTCATTTTACTTGCTGTGAGTGAGTTTTAAGAGTGAAAGGGTTGGGGTTAAGGGTGAAAGGGAATAAGTTTGTGAGGAGGAAGAATCAGTGAAGATTTGGGACTTCATTTAGTACAGAAGAAAAAATGGTTCATAATTTTATTTTACCGGAAGAACACATTATTGAATATTTGAATCATCCTCAGACATGGGAGTTGACGATGTAAGTTGTAACCATTAATGTCCAATATTTTTATTCAGAAGAATAATTTTTCTAATCGGCCTCTTGGTAACTAATGTACAGTTCTATATGGCAACCGTATAGAACTGTAACAGCGAGTTGAAATACCTGTGTTCACCACGAGTTTATGCAAATATGGAGCCTTGAACCTCCTTAAGAAGTTTGACCCGATGTGCCTGATGCAGTACATGTGCCACATCCTTGGTGGTGACCATGCACTGTTACTGTGAGCTATTGCAGCGTCGATGGAGGTATGGCGGTCAGAAATAATACCCACACCATCGAAAACTCCCATGCGTCTGCCGTCTCACCCTCGACTATCGCAAATGCAATAGGCACAATGTTTTTATTCCCATCTTGTGCAACCACTACCAGCAGTGCACCTTTATATTTTCCGTACAAGTGCGTGCCATCAACCTGCACCAGTGGCTTGCAGTGTCTGAATGCTACAATACACGGATAGAAGCTCCAAAAAACGCGGTGCAGAACTCTTACACCTTGAACCTCCTCACTCTCACGGTAAACGGGGAGCGTTTTAATTTGAACACGAGACCTTGGCATCTTCACCGTCATTACTTTCAACCATACTGGCAGAGTCTGGTAAGAAACTTCCCAATCACCGAAAACTTTTGCGacagctttctgctttgccaaccaagccttgtGGTAACTCACAGTGTGGTTGAACCTGGATTGAACTTCTGAAAAATAACAGACTTCACCTTTATCGAGGGGTCTGCTTCGACCAATGGCCTAATGGAATCTGTAATTGTGTTTGAGTCCAACTTCgcatgatcttgtgaaatcgtGCCCACGGTGCACATGTGCTTGCCATTGTATCTTCTGATCTCCCAACAAGCTTTTTTTCGAATCAAGCTAGCTCGGTTAAGCCAGTCGCACCCTGCACCATACCCCTTGCATTTCGCATAGAATGTCTGCGGCTTAGACTCATACACAGTGTAATAAACTCCTCTAGAGATATtgtagcttttgattgcagatatcacCGACTCTCTCGAACCAAATTCCATTCCGACACTAAACTCGCCATCCTTCGCCGCAGCGTTGCCTTCACCTACGACATGCGCACAACCATCAGTCAGACAAGGCAAATAAAATAAGCACTATAGGAAACTTGAGTTAATAATCATAACATACCCGTATTCGCATACTCAGGAATTTCCGGGGCATGCATGACTTCGAGATCTAGAGTCCGCATAAAAGACGGAACACCAAACGGGTGCTGACTTACAATCGCATTCGCTTTATTTTGCACCGCCGGATTGCCTGCCAAGTCTCCGCCATCGTTTTTGTCATCGACTTCATAGTTAGCTTTGAATTCCTATTCACTGTCATTattatcttcttcccaatctatatcTTCGAGCTCATCAACATTGACCTCCTCGCCGACCGCACCCAACCTGACtgttgttcaaactcaacgtacagctctatcatcggcacgtgagattgggtttgttgataaatacaCAACATCTGCTGTATACTGGCATCATCAGTGATGGgcattatttgaaactgtattAGCCCACCAAATACTTGCACATGACTTCTGTATAAAAGATCGCTCAACCTTTTCAAAATGTGGCTTTGAATGTTATTACAAAGCCTATTTTGCAACTCGACAAAACTCATGGTACATGGAATAGCAAATGACAACGaacattcacaaacaaaagtcaTTCCTTCATGTAAGTTTGATATAACCTCATCGTTATAATGTACTCGCAAATTTGCAATATTTTCCATAACTTCAACCTCACCTAATTCGACTTTTTTGACACACCTAACTGCCAAAAAAACTAAGAACTACAATATATGTACAAGAAAGAAGAATATGATGAGTAGAAGTGGAGTGAGGCCATTTGGGCGAGCATTGTTTCGTATTTATAGAGAGGCCTcttgattaaaatattttttttcacaaaacACAACCTGTATCTTTTGTTTTCCAAAAAAATAATCTGACACCACAAAAAACACAGCCTGCGTTTTGCATTTTCCAAAAAAAAGCTGACATACAAGTATACAACACAAAACACAAGCTATGTTTtgttattacaaaaaaaaaaatactgccCATCACAAAACACAGGCTGTGTTTGggctaaaacaaaataaaaaaaattgaaaactatGCAAAACACAAAACGCAGCCTGCGTTTATTTTGTTTTctgaaccaaaaaaaaaaataatgagccAAAAATAAATCGTAGCTTATGTTTTAAGCCTGACATCATAGTAGAGAAAAATTTATTCATATATCCATTTCATTGAACAACACCAACATTCATTtcataaccaaaaaaaaaaatgagccCATAAACTATATATTACTATTAATGAATATTTGTTATTCTTTAAAAACGTACAAATAATTTTATTGttcattaatttattatttttaatattggaggtagttaatctttaaatttaattaactttTCTGTGCAAGTTCCTCTGTTCTGTTCTGAAACAGCCATGAAGGGAGCACTGTTCAGAAACTTGTCTCTGTTCACGCGCCATCTTCGTCTTTCTCCTTTCAATGCGACTCCTCCTTCATCATCCTTCTCTCTTTCCTTAGCCGCTTCAACCGCACTATGCACCAGGTTCTTCTCTTCTAGTTCCAGAAACACCGTTTCGGATCAACCTAATTTCTCTCACACCCACAACAAGAACGATCCCATCGATGTCGAGGACATTAGCAACGAAGGTAACACTGCTAAACTCATCTTGGGATTCCCCCATTTTAAGATTAAATTTCGTTCTTTTTTATGCGTGTGCTTCAGGTGTTTGATATAATGCCTCACTGAAAGTAAGTAtctaatatatatatttacagTAAATATTATTTGGAAAAGAGAAGTTCATTGTATCTTATACGAAGTTTTGAACAGGTTTGATTTGTATGAGTATGACTATATATGGGAGCTAAATTATATGCAGGGATGAAGTTCTTTTTGATCTTTTGAGTATTGTTGTATATAAGCTGAAAGTTTtagtctttttgttttgttttgttgtgGGGTTGAAGAGCTGAAGAGGCGTGTGGCAAGGCTTCGAGAGGGTGATGACGAGGCTATACCTTCTTTGTTTGAGGCTATACTGCAGAGGTCTTTAGCCGGCAAGCCTATAGAGGATGACCCAGAGTTGATGAGGGACATTTTGGGGAAGGGGACAGATTCAGaagttgaagatgaagatgaagatgatgattatTCTGATTGGGAGGAAAGTAGTGACATTGATGATGATGGTAAATGAATGAATGAGCTTTCTATTGCCAATGGCACTCAACATTTTCAAGTCAACCGTGGATTGAATGTTGTATAAGAGTTACAACAAATAAGGGTTTCACCGTTTCAGTGCTACATTGATGGAAAAGTTTGGAACCTTTTGATTTGTCTCAACAATGAAAATATACAAGATAGAGTTGTGTCATTTTATTCATTTTGCAAATCAGCCACAAAAAATCTTCTCTTTTGTTATATGATTATGATTTGTCCTTTATTGTGTAATCTTCCTATAACTATATCCTGATTCTACTAATACGATACTTAATATTGAACCAATTACTCATTTAGCTACAACCTATAAGATGTCTTTAGGGAAAAGGGGTAACGGATCCacgatataatatataatatccatgtaaaaaaaaaatgaagaaaagcaTGCTTGAATTGTGGTTCTGCTATGGTATGGTGTGGTGTGGTGTGAAATTAacgatgcagaattgaagatgcCTTGCTTCTGTTTGAGGTCATCCTCCTTCTGCAGCCTTGCGTTGATCTTCCTTGAATTGAATAACTTAATTTTCAATAGTTTCAGAATATTGTTTATAAATAGTAAAAGTGAAGAATCTGCACCATAGAGTAAACAAGTGAATTCTGCAAAATCTTTGGACCCCAAAGATCTGGTCCCAGAAACTCTGCACAGGACGTAAAGCATTCGATTCTCTGTTTCACACACTCAATTTTTAAATTGTGTGCACTGTGCACAACATCTATTGGTGTCAAGAATCGAATGGATAGAATAGGAAGCAAAAGAATTTTTTGTTCCACTTTTGCCTCTAATCTCTCCACTTACTTAGACTTTACAGTATGCTAAATTGGAATGTGAAAAGCATCCTTGGAAACAAAGATTCGTATCTGATGAAAAAGGGAGATGGTGAAGGTCTGAAGGAcacaacaactgaaaaatcaaatcATAAACCTTATGCACACAAGATTTACATGCAGGTGCTTCATCGAAGTCACGAAGTGCATCATTTTCAATTACATTTGATGGTGAATTCATGCCTTTAAGCAAAGATGGGTAGCAAACTTGCCCttcaagaaaagagaaaaaggttTACATTTCTCAACAGGAGGAGGCAGAGCCATGACTCTGTTGATCATCATGCAAGCCATGCCAACCCcaagaaacaagaagaagaaggcaTCAAACCCAAAGAAAAATTGATTGAATTCCTGTGTAGCTGTTGCTTTCTTTGTGTGTGTTGTCCACTGGCAGCTGTGTGTTGCTGCTGCATCAAGATACCATGCAGATTCTGTCACAAAGCGCTACAGCATGTTTGGCGGTGGGCTTCTTCTTGTGGAACAAAGAGAAGGGTTTTCGCCGAGTATTCTTCCTTTTCCGACATTGATTCTGATGTCGCGTCTGGTAAGGTTAAGGCTAGTATTCATGGAACATAGTTTACTAGAAATTAAAGCCAGTAACGGTAACTATTTCTTGTGGTTAGATTACAAGTATTTTATTTAGAGATAGTTTGATATGCATTATGCAAAACAGTATGAAAGAACTAAGGTAACTATGTTAAATAAACAGATTTCATTTTGCTTAGTGCACCTTCATTTTTTTAGTGCAAGAATAATCTAATGATTTTTCCATTTATTAGTTGACGTAGGTATATTGAATATAAGATACAGTCCAAAAAGAATAAAACGTTGTTCGAAGACATGTATGGTGATAGCTTTGTTGAAGATTAATGATCTACATGTTTAAAATATTCTGGGTATTAAACTTTTTGTTtaaactaagaaaaagaaaaatgtcaaGAATGGGATTCGAACCCATGCCCTTTCGGACCAGTACCTGAAACTGGCGCCTTAGACCAACTCGGCCATCTTGACTTTTAAACATCGGATGAAATATTCTTTTAAATAACCGCACATAAGATCTTTactttctattttccattgtgcATGTTTTTTTCAGAAACATAATGATATACAAATTATTCATGAATATTTGTTTATAAACtaagaacttttttttttttccattttggaGGGAGAGGTAGGATGGAGAATTATTAGTATATAAACTAAGCGTGTTGTTTTAAGATAAGTTACAAAAATGTGATgctataattttaattaatttgttttatatttttaaataacatCGTGTTAAAAAAACTATTGAATAATGAATACTCCATTATTATGCACATATATATATTCCTTAAGCAAGCTTGCACTTAATTGATTAGGAAATAAAAGATCAATGTCTTAGAGAAACAAGCAACATGATGCCAACTTGCATTGCCAAGGATAGATTGTCAACTAAAAAAAAGGGTGTAACTTTGAACTTCTGATTGGATCAAAATGTTTCTAACTCAACTAGACATTGCAAAAACTCTTCTCCTTAATTAACATTATTAGTGGCATTTATTCCTAAGACTCATTTACCTTATAGCAATAAGCTGCTCATAATGTAATAAGAAACTAATTAACATTGTACAATAATACTAAAAATCCACTTCAATGTGAGGATTCTGTGTGATCCGTATAGATTTGTGGAAGAATATTGAAGTAagttctcttctcttctcttcttctcatgCACCGCAGCCTGCGCCGCATTCGGCGCCGCATCCGGCTCCATAAGGTTCCGGATCTGCTGCTGCAGCTGTTCTATCTTTTGAGACACCATCAGCACAAGAAAAGATCATAGCTGAAATGATGCACAAGGCAAACAACATCACCCACAATATTGAATATGCATTATTACCAAAGAAACCATTTTGAGTTGCATATTCCAAGTTGTTCACTTCTCTCCATAGATTCCTCACCATCTCTACCACCTCTTAATAACTATGAGTCTATGACTCTTATTGATGTGCTCTAGAGGACAGGCCTTTATGATCTTTTCCGATTGATAGCATAGCTCATCT carries:
- the LOC107642101 gene encoding uncharacterized protein LOC107642101: MKGALFRNLSLFTRHLRLSPFNATPPSSSFSLSLAASTALCTRFFSSSSRNTVSDQPNFSHTHNKNDPIDVEDISNEELKRRVARLREGDDEAIPSLFEAILQRSLAGKPIEDDPELMRDILGKGTDSEVEDEDEDDDYSDWEESSDIDDDGK